One window from the genome of Nicotiana sylvestris chromosome 9, ASM39365v2, whole genome shotgun sequence encodes:
- the LOC138877860 gene encoding uncharacterized protein, translating into MPATSGEDYSEDQLLDNTTLILCRTSSTDKVSFIWNTVLLGTDLPTTKKVMKMVEAICRSFLWTGSSTVSKKASVSWEKVCLPQVAGDLNVMNLVFWNRAAVAKHLWAVAKKKDCLWIKWIHTFYIKHHTLEHMPIPKNAVRKILESRKLIGDVQSIQGNLLNRLDQLQNGNSFSIRKLYRLQFPQLPKVPWKGIVLQPRLHPRFKFILWLALQRRLATVDRLLKFGVQIDQQCALCKLASEIFDHLFFECYVTKEVWSRLGDIADLFKIGNERWNR; encoded by the coding sequence ATGCCGGCCACTAGTGGAGAGGATTACTCAGAGGATCAACTGTTGGACAACACGACTCTTATCTTATGCAGGACGAGTTCAACTGATAAAGTCAGTTTTATTTGGAATACAGTCCTACTAGGCACAGACCTTCCTACTACCAAAAAAGTGATGAAGATGGTAGAAGCTATTTGCAGATCATTTTTATGGACTGGTTCATCAACAGTTTCAAAAAAGGCCTCGGTCTCTTGGGAAAAAGTCTGTTTACCACAAGTAGCAGGGGATTTAAATGTAATGAACTTGGTATTTTGGAACAGAGCTGCAGTGGCAAAACACCTCTGGGCAGTGGCTAAAAAGAAGGACTGCTTATGGATCAAATGGATCCATACCTTCTACATAAAGCATCACACACTCGAACATATGCCAATACCCAAGAATGCAGTCAGGAAAATTTTGGAGTCAAGGAAGCTCATTGGGGATGTTCAAAGTATTCAAGGAAACCTGTTGAATAGGTTGGATCAATTACAGAATGGCAACTCTTTTAGTATTAGGAAACTTTACAGGCTACAATTCCCCCAACTGCCAAAGGTTCCATGGAAAGGCATAGTATTGCAGCCAAGATTGCATCCCAGATTCAAATTCATTCTGTGGTTAGCATTACAGAGAAGATTAGCTACAGTTGACAGGCTACTGAAGTTTGGTGTTCAAATAGATCAACAATGTGCATTATGTAAGCTAGCTAGTGAAATATTCGACCATTTATTCTTTGAATGCTATGTGACAAAGGAAGTGTGGTCGAGACTCGGTGACATTGCAGACCTATTCAAAATTGGCAACGAGAGGTGGAATAGATAA